TTTAGTATCTTCTAAAAGCCTTTAGAATCTCATTTCTTATTCCAAAGGTCAAACTCAAAATCTGTTTATTCTCAGCATTACTATGTACACTTTTGATTTCTACTTATATCTACAGAAAGCACCTTTTAacattgattattatttttttcccaatatCATTAACAGAAGAGAAAGACCTGACAAATGAATTACTATCATAATTGTtatcaatatttgtatattcatTGAAGATGCATGTAACATACCTGACCATGTGACCAATTATAAcgataaattgtaaataaatgtacaaacatTATGTTACTTCAGTAAGCTTTGGATTTaaaaaaccttttaaaaaaattctaaattaaatcaagttaaatatgtgtaaaattcaTTAAACTTCCATTATTTAAGTGAAGGtaatatttgataaaacaaaaaatgtgatCTGCGAATTAAATGGATTTCACAGTATGTATTATACTGTAACATTGTAACAAGAAGTTAGACttggaaaaaaataatcttttcatAAAAACATTGCTATTATATAACAGAATAAAGAATCAGCTGTATTCAACAAAACATAAGATTTCATATAATATCAACAAACTATACAactcaaaagaaaacaaaacagaataatatcaatataaataatatataagaaaaagaaCTGTCATAATAAACTTCAGAAAGACTGGATTTCAGAAATGTGTATAATACTATATGTATATTTCTAGGATTTCAATAGATTAAATTGCCATAAAATATTGAACAGTGTAACTTCAATTTACGAAAAACACTCAGGAAAAATAAAGAGTGaatttgaaaacttaaaaaattgTCCCTTAATTATCTAATTCATTCTGATAATGTTATTTAAACCAAAATGCATTATAACATAGGCTGCTCATATTGATCTAGGAATCTAAAGCTAAGTTGACCTTGATACTGGATTGTTTGGCAGATAGTTTAGCTGATATTGATAATGATCCTATATCTACatacttaataaatattttgtcaagtTATATTAATTTAATGACAATATAGAATGTATATGCTTTAAAATGTTTGTTCACTGAAAACGGTGAAACATCAGAGTTATTGTTctacttttttagttttttttgtttttctgcctTTGATGTATTAATTAACACTTCCATAAGCAACATTCTGTCAGGAttgttcaataaaaacaaatatgggaCACAGGCAAGGATTTTTTTCTCTTGAAAAACTCATCTATTGGCAAGTggcaattattttcaaaaactgaaaTCATAAATCTACCTCTATGTCTATACTTAGCTACTGAATGATCAAAGAGAATTCCCTGTGTACTATGTTTGTTTTTAATGGAACCGTACTAACAAAAActgtttaacattgccatatatcCACATACACATTCAGATCAtctaatacaaatatacaaaaatacacaatattaCAAATTTTTGATCATACCATAAAATCTTATATCAGTTAATGATCAATACCGGTAGTTATAACATTGGTACTTTTTAGGGGGACCttaataatatacaaataaaatacagCATCTACTGGAATGTAAGCAAaacatctatataaaataaaataaaaataaaatatcaattatgcGTGAAAAATATCTATAACAAGAACACGTGCAAATTATAACAATGCAAAACTAATTGCTACCAGAAACACCTAAAGGATGTTCCATTCACTAAAAATAATGGAAGATCATATTTTATCACCTAGCCTATTTTAACGGAGtattttaatgtattataaccGTGTGTAGAATTAAACCAGATGTAAGTTAGagtgttatattttatattattgcaaTAGTGCAGTATAACAATTAACTTTCCTTACAACAAAAAAACTAcctccaataaaaaaaataaattaaacaaaactttatgataaAGCTAGCTTATGCATTTACTACTCAATTTTAGCTGCacgcaaaaaaaataatagctgGTCATTTAACAATACTGTCAGTTTTTTGTAAATATCATTTTACTACAAAGTTCAATTTTACTTGAgttaatttttgtttatgaaaatgTTTCATGATCAGTCGCCAACAATCTTTACCTTCAGTTACAACAATAGACTGGAAATTCTATTGTAAACGGACAAATAACCTAtaagattttaatttaattttttaacaaaagCTGTAATATCATTGCATAACACATGATCCTTGGTAGTTAGGACAACAAATACAACGTTCATTTAAGGGTCGTGGGGGTATTAAATCAAGATCTTCATCATCAGGTTCCAGATCTAAATTGTAGCCATCTTTAATCAATTGCTGAGCTATTTCTTTAGTTGCAGCTTTGGCAAACATTGGAGATTCAAAATCATCATCTTCACTGAAAAACAAGTAAATTATCTTGAAATGCAAGATATTTAACATCAAAACAGAGAATTATTCTAATTTAGAGTGAAAAATTATAACTCATTAATGATGCCCTGCTTTAAGTCTTTGGTTAACAAGAAGTTGATGAACGCTTGATTTTTCACCCATCACAAGGTCAAACATGGTCACATGAACCTGATTAAGCTCAATTCcaaatttcagatttttatttCCTGAGAAATATGTTACACAAAATTTAATGGCCATTTAATATGGATGAGAATACATAAGTATTTGGCAAACAGTAATTTGACAAGGAAAGAATTTAATATTGCATTCATCATATGAATCACAATACCAAATTAGTAAATAAAACCCTAAGAAAATTACTGACTTATGGCAGAAAAATTGGCAattatagtcattttttatatACAAGTCAAAAGCACCTTGGCACTTGCCAGATTCAAACTAACAACATCAGTTTTGACAAAGTAATCACTCCAGATACATACTAAGACCACTCTGCTTCAAAAATGGACATGACCAAATTATGCATGCATTGAAATCAGCTTTCTAGGAAAAATtacatcaaattaatataaaaaacaaaataatagttCAGTGATTTTTATATTAACCTTACCTATCATCTGACACGATAGCAACTAGCGGCTGATTGTCATGTTCATTGGCAAGTAAGTCTTGTTTACTGGGTACACTTAATCtgaaaaaacacaataaaaatctGTTCTGCAAACATTGTTTAAAATGTCAAGACATGTACaattctattataattttttaggTCAATAGGCTATAGTTCTATCAAAGTTTTTCAACAGTAAATTGATCAAAATGTATGAAACTCATCAATGTAGGTCTACCCCTGGTACACacaaatcaaagagcagaaagctctgagggatacgattgccattgttttcattgacacatgtatagcagttctgccaacttttcatagACATGATAAAGCAAAagcgtgagatttggccaaaattgaaaagatcaaagagaaaaaaccAATAGATCAAAGGATAATgccgcaaaaaagcatgaacatgcgcgagtctcacgcatttttggcagcccAAGTatagctggatagtattattttcaaaactaattcaactgcacatgtaaaatgtaattttcgtaatctgaatagttactcaactttaaaaatagccaataacggatacaagtgtatgagcaatgtactaattgtgttttatttttgtactatcaatttcaagtttactttccacagcagtcactgagagtgagagaaggtatttcacttcgtatcttatcaccgttaattctaggaggaaccccatttctaactctttaaatatttaatttcctttgtcagtgggtcagtgggcatgacgcctttccgtacacactcctctgtttgaatttgcgatcgtttttaatataatacgatgCTTAATGACatctaacgagttaatttttctcaacgAGTCGtatcaaattttgattttgacattaagttacttacggaagggagacaactcgaaacgataatatggaagacagCAATTTGGCTGAAGGGGTGTTGTAGTTACACCTTAATGATGTGGACTTCATTTATTTTAACTTAAacgatgcatatgatttaaaattatgcaacacaataaccctcaatagcagacagacatagaaaggatctgatgagtttcaaattaatcaatggcgtggggaatccagagcaaccattcaatcagataccccttgaagtcaagaaaactatatgcaTGCACATAATTACATAAAGAAACCCTAGGCTTGTGATTTGGAACAAGAACCtttattaaatgataaataaacagcaTAGttggttctccatttctttatgagagtacaatatcaaatatcagtttcataacggtgacatattagaaaaactccacttcagttcttatatgacagaaataaatTTATCAGAATttagagaactctcgcattt
The window above is part of the Mytilus galloprovincialis chromosome 4, xbMytGall1.hap1.1, whole genome shotgun sequence genome. Proteins encoded here:
- the LOC143072934 gene encoding protein FAM219A-like, which codes for MDGMEDSGFDSDQKSSQALNTDSAANRNTFSQQNGVQSSQKKTLDLQKKINKHRAASKNRVVNQQPKKYLLSRNRLSVPSKQDLLANEHDNQPLVAIVSDDSEDDDFESPMFAKAATKEIAQQLIKDGYNLDLEPDDEDLDLIPPRPLNERCICCPNYQGSCVMQ